A genomic stretch from Bosea sp. F3-2 includes:
- a CDS encoding ABC transporter ATP-binding protein produces the protein MSAPLLEVRNLRTRFHTERGNLDAVRDVSFTLAPGRTLGLVGESGSGKSVTGFSIMGLIDPPGRVVGGQILFHGQDLAKLDEEAMRRLRGNRIAMVFQDPMMTLNPVLRISTQMIETIRAHEKVDQTTAWSRSRDMLGAMGIPSPDARLDAFPHQLSGGMRQRVAIAIALINRPDLIIADEPTTALDVSIQAQILAEVQTLTRERGTALLWITHDLSVIAGIADEIAVMYAGRIVEQGSVDAVLDNPRHPYTAGLIGSLPGTTPPGALLVQIPGTTPDMTNPPPGCAFGPRCAHRTDSCTRQPALTDTDGHAARCFHPLAGHASMAEVAA, from the coding sequence ATGAGCGCCCCCCTGCTGGAAGTCCGCAATCTGCGGACACGTTTCCACACCGAGCGCGGCAATCTCGACGCCGTGCGCGACGTCTCCTTCACGCTCGCGCCCGGCCGGACGCTGGGGCTGGTCGGGGAAAGCGGCTCCGGCAAGTCGGTGACCGGCTTCTCGATCATGGGCCTGATCGACCCGCCGGGCCGGGTCGTCGGCGGGCAGATCCTGTTTCATGGGCAGGATCTCGCGAAGCTCGACGAAGAGGCCATGCGCAGGCTGCGCGGCAACCGCATCGCCATGGTCTTCCAGGACCCGATGATGACGCTGAATCCGGTCCTGCGGATCAGCACCCAGATGATCGAGACCATCCGCGCCCATGAGAAGGTCGATCAGACGACCGCCTGGAGCCGCTCCCGCGACATGCTCGGTGCCATGGGCATTCCGAGCCCTGACGCACGGTTGGACGCCTTCCCGCACCAGCTCTCGGGTGGCATGCGCCAGCGCGTCGCCATCGCCATCGCGCTGATCAACCGCCCCGACCTGATCATCGCCGACGAGCCGACGACGGCGCTCGATGTCTCGATCCAGGCCCAGATCCTGGCCGAGGTGCAGACACTGACCCGCGAACGCGGCACGGCGCTGCTTTGGATCACGCACGACCTCTCCGTCATCGCCGGCATCGCCGACGAGATCGCCGTGATGTATGCCGGCCGCATCGTCGAGCAGGGCAGCGTCGACGCAGTTCTCGACAATCCGCGCCACCCCTATACGGCGGGTCTGATCGGCAGCCTGCCGGGCACGACTCCGCCGGGCGCCTTGCTGGTGCAGATCCCCGGCACCACCCCGGACATGACCAACCCGCCGCCCGGCTGCGCCTTCGGGCCACGCTGCGCGCACCGCACCGACAGCTGCACCCGACAGCCGGCCCTGACCGACACGGACGGGCACGCCGCCCGCTGCTTCCACCCGCTGGCCGGCCACGCTTCCATGGCTGAGGTGGCGGCATGA